The Microvirga lotononidis nucleotide sequence ACGCCGCTTACCGCTTCCTGCATAAGGCCATAAAGGCGATGAGCCACTCCCCACTGTCCTCCATCACCACGGACAAACTGACGTCGTATCCCAAGGCCATCCAGCGCCTGCAAAACGACGAGCTGTTGCCGAAAGGTGTGGTACACCGCACCTCGAAATATCTGAATAACATCCTCGGGGCAGACCACGGTGCGCTCAAGCGCGTCATCCGCCCAACGCGCGGCTTCCAGACGATGAGAGCCGCCGCCGCGACCCTGACGGGTTTTGAAATCATACGTATGATCCGCCGCGGTCATTGCATCCAGCGGAAACGTCAGGCAACAGGCGAAGTCCGTCTGGTCCATCAGCTCTTTGGTTTTGCTGCCTGAGCGGCCCGTTAAACTGGGTCCGTTATGCCGCTTTCAAGTTACTGCAACGGTGCCCCTTCGCCTGCCATTGAACTCTCCTGGAACAAATCTCACGTAGCACTGCCCTACCCTCACCCGCCTCTGCCGAATGCCGTACCCTACTAGCCCGAAGCCGTGATCACGGAACGTCACGTTTGATCGGATGATAGAATGTGGACGCGGGAGGCTGGTTGCAGACTGTCAGGACCTATCCAGCTTGGCCTTGCGGCAACTGACCCGCGCGCCAGGAACGGTCTTCCCACCGACGCTTGGTTCGAGGACGATGTCATGCTCCGGTCCGACGAGGCTCCAGATCTCCGCGTCCGCGCCAGGGCAGAGGTCTCTGAGTGCCGCAATCATCTTCGCAGGCGCGTACCAGAGTTCGAAAGCCGTCTGGTAAGGCTGCGGTGTGATCGTGGCGAGGAGTTGACCGTCCCGCCAACGCACGCGGACGTCCCATGTGGAAGGCGCATGCTCTATCAGATCTCGGGAAAGGGCTGCCGCCGCCCTGTCTTCGACTGCCCCGGCAGGCAGACCAAGGCAGATTGCTGCAAAGAGTGCGAGTAAGGATAGCTGGACCATGTCTGTTTCCTCCCGCTCACGCGAGATGCATCTGCGGGCGGACGCACAAGAGGAATGCGCTCGGCATGTCGGTCAGCCTGCTAGCGAACCATGGCACCGCTGTGACGCCGCGATTGCCCACTTCCCTCCTGTTGGCCTCGCATTCTCGATGGTACCTGACAATGACACGCCAGCAAGGAGGGCTGACAGCCGACGTCGCCATAATGGCCAGTTCTCGGCTAACATGCACGCCATGGACGCCCGCCGCGACAAGGGATGCTGACTGGCGAAGGCATCATCCAGCATCGCTACCCAATTCCCCTACCGTCTCCGGGCCAGCAACTTCCTTTTCGATCGGGTTCCTTCCTGACGGGGCATCAACCATCGCTTTTAAGACAAGCGGATCGAGTTTTCCATCATCCTGCCCCGCGTGGGATAGAAGCGCTCTACGCATGCTCGGCGTCCAGAAAGCGACGAGATGGTCATGGATACCCTTGAGTGCCTGCGCTTCCGGATAAGACCGGAAGAAGCTGGCTATCTGATTCGCCATTCGGATGAGCTTCTCGATGTCCATGCCCAACCATCCTCACCGAGTATGCGTTCCCGACCATGGAAGACGGTCACGGAATTGTGCCGTGCAATGGCAACGAGGGACATATCAAGATGTCGGGCTCGTTCCAGAGCCAGTAACGTCGGAGCCGAAATCGCGACCAATGTTCTCGCCCCAAACACAGCGACCTTCTCGACCAGTTCGAAGGAAGAGCGGCTCGTGGCAATCACGAAGCCGCTGTCATGCTTCGTGCCACGACGGCATAGCGTACCGATGAGATTGTCGAGGGCATTGTGACGGCCGACATGCTCGCGCACGCAGACAAGCGTCCCATTCGTGTCAGCCCAGGCTGCTCCATAAACCGTACGAGTTCGTTCATTCAGCAACTGCTCTCTGTCGAGCGCTCTCAACGTCGCTCGAATGGCTCCGGGGGAAACTCTCGGTGCAGGTCCATTGCGGAAGCGCGCTTGGGGGAGCGCGTCGAGATCATCGATTCCGCACAAGCCGCAGCCGGTCCGCCACGACAGCACGCGCCTATGGGCCAGATGTTCGTGAAGTCCGTTGGGTGTAAGATCGATAGCGACCCTCAAGCCCCTCTCATCGGGTACGATGCGAGTTCCGCGAATATCGCCAGGGGCTTGAATGACACCCTCCGTCAGGCTGAAGCCCACGGCGAAGTCGTCCAGGTCGGATGGCGTCGCTATCATGACGGCGAATGGAATGCCGCCGTACACGAAGTTGACCGGCACCTCCGAGGGAATCGCGCGTATGCTGCAATCAGGATCGACTATCCCAAAGCGGAGAACGGTAGCTGGCGCGTCCACTGCCTCGAGGATCTGCAAGTTGTCTTCATTCAGCAGCATTGGCATTCGGGCCGATGCGTTTGAGTGCAACATCCTCTTCATAAAACCGGGCCTGCCAGTCGGATTGACGGTTCGTGCGGCGCACCTGCACCGCCGTGACCTTGTACTCCGGACAGTTCGTCGCCCAGTCGGAGTAATCGGTCGTGATCACGTTCGCCCCTGTCTTCGCGTGGTGGAACGTCGTGTAAACGACCCCTGGCTGCATGCGTTCGCTGATCTGGGCACGCAAGGCGATGTCACCGGAGCGGCTCTCAAGGGACACGAGATCGCCCTCGACGATCCCCCGGCTCTCCGCGTCGAATGGGTGGATCTCGAGCACGTCCTCCTCATGCCAGCGACTGTTCTCCGTGCGCCTCGTCTGCGCCCCGACATTGTACTGCGACAGGATACGGCCCGTTGTCAGGATCAGCGGGAACCGCGGGCCCGTACGTTCCTCGGTCGGCACGAAGTCCGTGATCATGAACTTGCCTTTGCCCCGGACGAACCGATCCACATGCATCATCGGCGTTCCTGCCGGCGCAGTCTCGTTGCACGGCCATTGGATCGATCCCAGGGCCTCGAGCTTGTCGTAGGAGACGCCTGCGAAGGTCGGCGTGAGACGGGCGATCTCGTCCATGATCTCGCTTGGATGCGAGTATCGCATCGGATATCCAAGGGCATTCGACAGTTCCATCGTAACTTCCCAGTCTGCCAACCCACACACCGGCGGCATCACCTTCCGCACGCGGTTGATGCGCCTCTCCGCATTGGTGAAGGTTCCGTCCTTTTCGAGGAAGGAGGAGCCGGGCAGGAAGACATGGGCGTATTTCGCGGTCTCGTTCAGGAAGATGTCCTGGATCACCACGAACTCCATGGCCCTCAGGCCAGCGGTCACGTGCTGCGTGTCCGGATCGGACTGGGCGATGTCCTCACCCTGGATGTAGAGAGCCTTGAACGACCCGGACACCGCCTCGTCGAGCATGTTCGGAATGCGCAGGCCGGGCTCGCCCGAAAGGCCTACCCCCCAGAAGGCCTCGAACATCTGCCGCGTCGCATCATCCGAGACGTGCCGATAGCCCGAGAACTCATGCGGGAACGAGCCCATGTCGCAGGAGCCCTGGACGTTGTTTTGCCCGCGCAGCGGGTTCACGCCGCAGCCGGGCCTCCCAATGTTGCCGGTCGCCATCGCGATGTTCGCCATGCCCATCACCATGGTCGAGCCCTGGCTGTGCTCGGTGACGCCGAGCCCGTAGTAGATCGCGCTCCTGCCACCCTTGGCGTAGAGCCTGGCGGCGTGTCGCACGTCGGCGGCGGGAACGCCCATGACGTCCGCAACGGCCTCGGGAGAATGACGCTCGTCGGCGATGAAACGGGCCCAGGATTCGAAGGCGTCAAGCTCGCACCGCTCGCGAACGTAGTCCTCGTCGACCAGTCCCTCCGTCACGATCACATGCGCGAGCGCGTTGATCATCGCTACGTTGGTGCCGGGCTTCAGGGGCAGGTGATA carries:
- a CDS encoding formate dehydrogenase subunit delta, giving the protein MDIEKLIRMANQIASFFRSYPEAQALKGIHDHLVAFWTPSMRRALLSHAGQDDGKLDPLVLKAMVDAPSGRNPIEKEVAGPETVGELGSDAG
- the fdhD gene encoding formate dehydrogenase accessory sulfurtransferase FdhD codes for the protein MLLNEDNLQILEAVDAPATVLRFGIVDPDCSIRAIPSEVPVNFVYGGIPFAVMIATPSDLDDFAVGFSLTEGVIQAPGDIRGTRIVPDERGLRVAIDLTPNGLHEHLAHRRVLSWRTGCGLCGIDDLDALPQARFRNGPAPRVSPGAIRATLRALDREQLLNERTRTVYGAAWADTNGTLVCVREHVGRHNALDNLIGTLCRRGTKHDSGFVIATSRSSFELVEKVAVFGARTLVAISAPTLLALERARHLDMSLVAIARHNSVTVFHGRERILGEDGWAWTSRSSSEWRIR
- the fdhF gene encoding formate dehydrogenase subunit alpha, with translation MVLIKEVDYGTPIRRTEKAVTLTIDGQPVSVPAGTSVMAAAMRAGTTIPKLCATDSLEPFGSCRLCLVEIEGRRGTPASCTTPAEEGMIVYTQTPRLADLRRGVMELYISDHPLDCLTCSANGDCELQDMAGAVGLREVRYGYDGANHLDAPKDASNPYFTFEDSKCIVCSRCVRACEEVQGTFALTIEGRGFDSRVSPGGMDFFGSECVSCGACVQACPTATLNEKNVIDLGAPEHSVITTCAYCGVGCTFKAEMKGTTVVRMVPYKHGRANEGHSCVKGRFAWGYATHKDRITRPMIRERITDPWREVSWQEAIGHAASEFRRIQTKYGRDSIGGITSSRCTNEETFLVQKLVRAGFGNNNVDTCARVCHSPTGYGLKTTLGTSAGTHDFASVDQADVIVVIGANPTDGHPVFASRMKRRLREGARLIVIDPRRIDLVRSPHIEADYHLPLKPGTNVAMINALAHVIVTEGLVDEDYVRERCELDAFESWARFIADERHSPEAVADVMGVPAADVRHAARLYAKGGRSAIYYGLGVTEHSQGSTMVMGMANIAMATGNIGRPGCGVNPLRGQNNVQGSCDMGSFPHEFSGYRHVSDDATRQMFEAFWGVGLSGEPGLRIPNMLDEAVSGSFKALYIQGEDIAQSDPDTQHVTAGLRAMEFVVIQDIFLNETAKYAHVFLPGSSFLEKDGTFTNAERRINRVRKVMPPVCGLADWEVTMELSNALGYPMRYSHPSEIMDEIARLTPTFAGVSYDKLEALGSIQWPCNETAPAGTPMMHVDRFVRGKGKFMITDFVPTEERTGPRFPLILTTGRILSQYNVGAQTRRTENSRWHEEDVLEIHPFDAESRGIVEGDLVSLESRSGDIALRAQISERMQPGVVYTTFHHAKTGANVITTDYSDWATNCPEYKVTAVQVRRTNRQSDWQARFYEEDVALKRIGPNANAAE